A portion of the Edaphobacter bradus genome contains these proteins:
- a CDS encoding anaphase-promoting complex subunit 10 family protein: MLGAGVSTGVTVRKRLLEVKDDASVAAGGDWLDLEKIAQVELTSEDAAFPIEHALGKTVTTGWRAAGTGPQVIRVLFDKPQAVRRIQVHFVDRVAERTQEFAVFAQTGDALREVKRQQWNFSPHGATEELEDYKVELDGVTALELRIDPDRSHDPKLGQHVASLQRLRLA; encoded by the coding sequence ATGCTTGGCGCTGGTGTTTCGACGGGGGTGACTGTGCGCAAGAGGCTGCTTGAGGTGAAGGACGACGCGAGTGTAGCGGCTGGTGGTGATTGGCTTGATCTCGAGAAGATCGCACAGGTGGAGCTAACGTCGGAGGACGCCGCGTTTCCAATTGAGCATGCGCTGGGCAAGACGGTGACGACTGGGTGGAGAGCGGCGGGGACCGGGCCGCAGGTGATTCGGGTGCTATTTGACAAGCCGCAGGCGGTTCGGCGAATTCAGGTTCACTTTGTGGACCGGGTCGCGGAGCGGACACAGGAGTTTGCGGTCTTTGCTCAGACGGGCGATGCGCTGCGCGAAGTGAAGCGGCAGCAGTGGAACTTTTCGCCGCATGGGGCGACCGAGGAACTAGAAGATTACAAGGTGGAACTCGATGGTGTTACTGCGCTGGAGCTCAGGATCGATCCAGACAGAAGTCATGATCCTAAGCTGGGCCAGCATGTGGCTTCGCTGCAGCGGCTTCGTCTGGCTTGA
- a CDS encoding CAP domain-containing protein yields the protein MTFLAAFMTPGLAVKTTGNPTNVAEQFLLASANQDRVARGLHQLQFDPVLAQAALFHANEMADHDGISHQFPGEPDLAERGAAAGAHFSLITENVAEAADSSIIHDLWMHSPGHRANLLDPEVEVVGIAVVVRNHQFYAVEDFANTVESLSFTEQESSVADLLAHTGLQVINETDSKTVSVDDARKTCSMSSGYAGQRKPWFIMRFTADKLDRLPDELESRIGTGKYHQALIGACADDDTGSFTGYNIAVLLYP from the coding sequence ATGACTTTCCTGGCCGCCTTTATGACGCCAGGGCTCGCGGTCAAGACCACCGGCAACCCCACCAACGTGGCCGAGCAGTTCCTCCTTGCCTCGGCAAATCAGGACCGCGTCGCCCGCGGCCTGCATCAGCTACAGTTTGATCCCGTCCTCGCCCAGGCAGCACTCTTTCACGCTAACGAGATGGCCGACCACGACGGCATCTCCCACCAGTTTCCCGGCGAGCCCGACCTCGCCGAGCGCGGAGCCGCAGCCGGCGCGCACTTCTCTCTCATCACCGAGAACGTAGCCGAAGCCGCCGACTCCTCCATCATCCACGATCTCTGGATGCACTCCCCCGGCCACCGCGCGAACCTCCTTGATCCCGAAGTCGAGGTTGTAGGCATCGCTGTCGTCGTCCGCAACCACCAGTTCTACGCCGTCGAGGACTTCGCCAACACGGTCGAATCCCTCTCTTTCACCGAGCAGGAGTCCTCCGTAGCCGACCTCCTCGCCCACACCGGCCTTCAAGTCATCAATGAAACCGACAGTAAGACAGTCAGTGTCGACGACGCCCGCAAGACCTGCAGCATGTCCTCCGGATACGCCGGTCAGCGCAAGCCCTGGTTCATCATGCGCTTCACCGCCGATAAGCTTGATCGTCTCCCAGACGAACTAGAATCCCGAATCGGCACCGGGAAATATCATCAGGCTCTGATAGGAGCATGCGCCGACGACGACACAGGTTCCTTCACCGGCTACAACATCGCAGTGCTGCTGTACCCGTAG
- a CDS encoding AMP-binding protein: MRPHIASLVDDWRASGSQTAVVRYSGNRATRTSYRQLLDLAERFATELDRRTIGSGERVVLWGQNSAEWIAVFFGCILRGVIVVPLDAAGSPEFAQRVIAETNPSLITGDTDLLRQLITSSPTLSLEGLASNIPPKPLPPTTAVILTRETPLQIVFTSGTTSEPKGVVHTHGNVLASVEPIESEIAKYRRYERPFHPLRFLHTLPLSHVFGQFMGLWLPPLLAAGVHFESRLEAERLIRAIQRERISVLAAVPRMLELLRAHLLLLQPDLDQQLTSSQDLPIWKRLLRFRRVHRLFGWKFWACICGGASLPPDLERFWSTLGFAVIQGYGMTETTALITLNHPFKIGKGTLGKPLPGREVRIGSDGEVSVRGEVVATSTWQQGAIQQRSDPWLATGDLASLDEEGQLRFVGRKSETIVTPAGLNIHPEDLETALLRQPQISACAVVPAAQQPVAVLVVPQGHAAAEQAVASANRDLADFQRIRHWYLWPAADLPRTSTGKVRRRAVADWTARQIASQTSLTENPTTADPLLALVASIASAPATKTDDTATLAEDLHLDSLGRLQLQTAIEQRFGIALSDEAFLSIETLGQLRAATTVPSTPQIQEAIATGATPKPSQIPQPPQPSEFLYPRWPWSRAIAAIRILFLELIIRPLVWLLLNPGVERPQTASLPTQPMLLISNHVTFFDAALVLYGLPLKIRQRVAIAAAGEMLEDWRHARNQPHWWQNVLAPLQYLALTALFNIFPIPRQAGFRRSFAHMGEALDCGYHVLIFPEGRQSLNATLLPFRSGIGLLAYESNTAVLPIAIKGLDDLVSRKRRWFHAGLNTVRIGAPIRLDPSLSAEEATVALHEIMQKLLQ, from the coding sequence ATGCGGCCCCACATTGCCAGCCTTGTTGACGATTGGCGCGCCAGCGGTTCTCAGACGGCCGTCGTCCGCTACTCTGGCAATCGCGCGACAAGAACAAGCTACCGCCAGCTCCTCGACCTCGCGGAACGATTCGCCACCGAACTCGACCGCCGCACGATAGGCAGCGGTGAGCGAGTCGTCCTCTGGGGACAAAACTCCGCCGAGTGGATCGCTGTGTTCTTCGGCTGCATCCTGCGCGGAGTCATCGTCGTCCCACTCGATGCAGCCGGCTCACCTGAGTTCGCCCAGCGAGTCATCGCCGAAACAAATCCAAGCCTCATCACCGGCGACACTGATCTACTCAGACAACTCATCACCAGTTCGCCAACGCTCAGCCTCGAAGGCCTCGCCTCCAACATCCCGCCAAAACCCCTCCCGCCCACTACCGCCGTAATCCTTACCCGCGAAACCCCATTGCAGATCGTCTTCACCTCTGGCACAACCTCCGAACCTAAGGGAGTCGTCCACACCCACGGCAACGTCCTCGCCAGCGTTGAGCCCATCGAGAGCGAGATCGCAAAATACCGCCGCTACGAGCGCCCATTCCATCCGCTCCGCTTCCTGCATACGCTTCCGCTCAGCCACGTCTTCGGTCAGTTCATGGGACTCTGGCTACCGCCGCTGCTCGCCGCGGGAGTGCACTTCGAATCACGCCTCGAGGCCGAGCGTCTCATCCGTGCCATCCAGCGCGAGCGCATCAGCGTCCTCGCCGCCGTCCCACGCATGCTGGAACTCCTGCGTGCGCACCTGCTTCTGCTGCAGCCCGACCTGGACCAGCAACTCACCTCCTCACAAGACCTTCCCATCTGGAAGCGCCTCCTGCGCTTCCGCAGAGTTCACCGCCTCTTCGGTTGGAAGTTCTGGGCCTGCATCTGCGGCGGAGCCTCGCTCCCACCCGACCTCGAGCGTTTCTGGAGCACCCTCGGCTTCGCCGTCATTCAGGGCTACGGCATGACTGAGACCACCGCGCTCATCACGCTCAACCACCCCTTCAAGATCGGCAAGGGCACCCTCGGCAAGCCTCTCCCCGGCCGCGAGGTTCGCATCGGCTCCGACGGCGAGGTCTCTGTCCGCGGTGAGGTGGTCGCCACCTCCACGTGGCAGCAAGGCGCCATCCAGCAGCGCAGTGACCCGTGGCTCGCCACCGGCGACCTCGCCTCTCTCGATGAAGAGGGCCAGCTCCGTTTCGTCGGCCGAAAAAGCGAGACCATCGTCACCCCCGCAGGCCTCAACATCCATCCCGAAGACCTTGAGACGGCACTCCTCCGCCAGCCGCAGATCTCTGCCTGCGCCGTAGTGCCCGCGGCACAGCAACCCGTAGCGGTCCTCGTCGTCCCCCAGGGCCACGCCGCAGCCGAACAGGCCGTAGCCTCTGCCAACCGCGATCTCGCCGACTTTCAACGAATCCGCCACTGGTATCTCTGGCCAGCCGCCGATCTCCCCCGCACCTCCACCGGCAAGGTTCGCCGCAGAGCCGTCGCAGACTGGACTGCCCGCCAGATCGCCTCACAGACTTCGCTCACCGAAAACCCAACAACAGCCGATCCACTCCTCGCTCTCGTCGCCTCCATTGCCTCCGCTCCAGCCACAAAGACAGACGACACCGCCACGCTCGCCGAAGACCTCCACCTCGACAGCCTCGGCCGCCTGCAGCTCCAAACCGCCATTGAGCAGCGCTTCGGCATCGCCCTCAGCGACGAAGCATTCCTTAGCATCGAAACTCTCGGCCAGCTCCGCGCTGCAACAACCGTACCCTCAACTCCGCAAATCCAGGAAGCAATCGCCACAGGCGCCACACCAAAACCATCTCAGATCCCGCAGCCCCCACAGCCCAGCGAATTCCTCTACCCACGCTGGCCCTGGTCGCGCGCCATCGCCGCCATCCGCATCCTCTTTCTCGAACTAATCATCCGGCCGCTGGTCTGGCTACTCCTCAATCCCGGTGTTGAGCGTCCGCAAACCGCAAGCCTCCCCACGCAACCAATGCTGTTGATCTCTAACCACGTCACATTCTTCGACGCTGCGCTCGTCCTTTATGGCCTCCCGCTCAAAATTCGTCAACGCGTAGCGATCGCTGCAGCGGGCGAGATGCTCGAAGACTGGCGTCATGCGCGCAACCAGCCGCACTGGTGGCAGAACGTCCTCGCCCCGCTGCAATACCTGGCCCTCACCGCGCTCTTCAACATCTTCCCTATACCGCGTCAGGCCGGCTTTCGCCGCAGCTTCGCGCACATGGGCGAAGCCCTCGACTGTGGTTACCATGTCCTGATCTTTCCTGAAGGTCGTCAATCCCTCAACGCAACCCTGCTACCATTCCGCTCCGGCATCGGCCTGCTCGCGTACGAATCCAACACCGCCGTCCTTCCCATAGCCATTAAAGGTCTCGACGACCTCGTCTCCCGCAAACGCCGCTGGTTCCACGCCGGTCTCAACACCGTTCGCATCGGAGCGCCCATTCGCCTCGACCCTTCACTCAGCGCCGAAGAGGCCACAGTGGCACTTCACGAGATCATGCAAAAGCTGCTCCAATAG
- a CDS encoding phosphoribosyltransferase, which yields MLFEDRRDAGRQLAHKLAHLRGQPNTLLLALPRGGVPVAYEVARELNLPLDIFLVRKLGAPGHEELAMGALTGDGTCVFNHDVIHELNIPASAIDEAIERERLELQRREQQYRAGQPPRAIEGKTVVLIDDGLATGATMRAAVRALRPVASQVIIAVPVAAASTCDDLRSEGNQVLCIHTPEPFAAVGLFYQDFRQTTDDEVRTLLAQSCQPPHSN from the coding sequence ATGCTCTTCGAAGATCGCAGAGACGCCGGCCGCCAGTTAGCCCACAAGCTCGCGCACCTCCGTGGCCAGCCCAACACGCTCCTCCTCGCGCTCCCACGTGGCGGTGTCCCCGTAGCCTATGAGGTCGCCCGCGAACTCAACCTTCCCCTCGACATCTTTCTCGTCCGCAAACTCGGGGCTCCCGGCCACGAAGAACTCGCCATGGGCGCGCTCACTGGTGACGGAACCTGCGTCTTCAATCACGACGTCATTCACGAGCTCAACATCCCCGCCTCCGCAATCGACGAGGCCATCGAGCGCGAGCGTCTTGAACTCCAGCGCCGCGAGCAGCAATACCGCGCCGGCCAGCCTCCTCGCGCCATCGAAGGCAAAACCGTCGTCCTCATCGACGACGGCCTTGCCACCGGAGCCACCATGCGCGCCGCCGTCCGCGCTCTTCGACCCGTCGCGAGTCAGGTCATCATCGCCGTCCCTGTCGCCGCAGCGTCCACTTGCGACGATCTCCGGAGCGAAGGCAACCAGGTTCTCTGCATCCATACCCCCGAGCCCTTCGCTGCCGTCGGCCTCTTCTACCAGGACTTTCGCCAGACCACCGACGACGAGGTCCGCACCCTCCTCGCCCAATCCTGCCAGCCGCCGCATTCGAACTAA
- a CDS encoding WecB/TagA/CpsF family glycosyltransferase, which translates to MPDNAGATGYHRILGVDFFDGSAQAAIAKLRDGGLLVVPAAPALKDIEHNPGYREALLNADLAITDSAFMVLIWNRLQAESICRLSGLEYLRELLLQPDVRQPGNTLWIMASPASARRNLDWLAEQGIVIPEDNIYMAPMYGPEIEDTALLDRINRIRPQHVIVTVGGGTQERLGLYLKRNLSYLPAIHCIGAAIAFLSGDQVHIPVWADRLYLGWLFRSLSEPARYIPRYWAARKLFSLILRYRSNLPALKT; encoded by the coding sequence ATGCCCGACAACGCCGGAGCCACTGGCTACCACCGCATTCTCGGCGTCGATTTTTTTGACGGATCGGCTCAGGCCGCCATTGCGAAGTTGCGTGATGGCGGTCTCCTCGTCGTTCCGGCGGCTCCCGCTCTCAAGGACATCGAGCACAACCCCGGCTACCGCGAGGCCTTGCTCAACGCCGACCTCGCCATCACCGACTCTGCCTTCATGGTTCTCATCTGGAACCGCCTGCAGGCCGAAAGCATCTGCCGTCTCTCCGGCCTCGAGTATCTTCGCGAACTCCTCCTCCAGCCCGACGTCCGCCAGCCCGGCAACACGCTGTGGATCATGGCCAGCCCAGCCAGCGCCAGGCGCAATCTCGACTGGCTCGCGGAGCAGGGAATCGTCATCCCGGAAGACAACATATACATGGCTCCTATGTACGGGCCAGAGATTGAAGATACTGCTCTGCTCGACCGGATCAACCGCATTCGCCCGCAACACGTCATCGTCACTGTTGGCGGAGGCACGCAGGAGCGGCTAGGCCTATATCTCAAGCGCAACCTGTCCTATCTCCCCGCGATCCATTGCATCGGCGCTGCCATTGCCTTCCTGAGCGGCGATCAGGTCCACATCCCTGTCTGGGCTGACAGACTTTACCTTGGTTGGCTCTTCCGCTCTCTATCTGAGCCCGCTCGATACATCCCCCGCTATTGGGCTGCGCGCAAGCTCTTTTCGCTCATCCTCCGATATCGCAGCAACCTGCCGGCTCTCAAAACCTAG
- a CDS encoding NAD-dependent epimerase/dehydratase family protein: MELRKEKAVVCGAGGFIGGHLVKQLLANGVDVVRAVDIKPLDDWYQVTTDVENLVLDLKDKDNCHKAAEGVTAVFQLAADMGGMGFIENNKALCMLSVLTNTHMLMAARDKGVERFFYSSSACVYNGEKQTNPDVVALKEEDAYPALPEDGYGWEKLFSERMCRHFEEDYGVQTRVARYHNVYGPLGTWTGGREKAPAAICRKVIEAKHSGKHEIEIWGDGKQTRSFMYIDDCTKGTQMIFESDIHEPLNLGSDELVTINQLVDIAEEIAGIKLKRNYNLGAPKGVNGRNSDNTLIQQKLDWAPSISLREGLAKTYAWIESEMLVGASK; the protein is encoded by the coding sequence GTGGAACTCAGAAAAGAGAAAGCGGTAGTCTGCGGTGCAGGTGGTTTTATCGGGGGCCATCTCGTTAAGCAATTGCTGGCGAACGGAGTCGATGTCGTTCGGGCAGTTGATATCAAGCCCCTTGATGATTGGTATCAGGTCACCACAGACGTAGAAAATCTCGTCCTCGACCTCAAGGACAAGGACAATTGCCACAAGGCCGCTGAGGGAGTCACCGCAGTCTTTCAGCTCGCCGCCGACATGGGCGGAATGGGCTTCATCGAAAACAACAAGGCCCTCTGCATGTTGAGCGTTCTCACCAACACCCACATGCTCATGGCCGCGCGCGACAAGGGCGTCGAGCGCTTCTTCTACTCCTCCTCCGCCTGCGTCTACAACGGCGAGAAGCAGACCAACCCCGACGTGGTGGCCCTCAAGGAAGAAGACGCCTACCCCGCGCTCCCCGAAGATGGCTACGGCTGGGAGAAGCTCTTCAGCGAACGCATGTGCCGCCACTTCGAAGAGGACTACGGCGTTCAGACCCGCGTCGCACGTTATCACAATGTCTACGGCCCCCTCGGCACCTGGACTGGCGGTCGCGAGAAGGCCCCTGCCGCCATCTGCCGCAAAGTCATCGAGGCCAAGCACTCAGGGAAGCATGAGATCGAGATCTGGGGTGATGGCAAACAGACGCGCTCCTTCATGTATATCGACGACTGCACCAAGGGCACGCAGATGATCTTTGAGAGCGACATCCACGAGCCTCTCAATCTCGGTTCCGACGAACTCGTCACAATCAATCAACTTGTCGACATCGCCGAGGAGATCGCCGGCATCAAGCTCAAGCGCAACTACAACCTCGGCGCTCCCAAGGGAGTCAATGGCCGCAACAGCGATAACACCCTCATCCAGCAGAAGCTTGACTGGGCACCTTCCATCAGCCTTCGCGAAGGTCTCGCCAAGACCTACGCCTGGATCGAGAGCGAGATGCTTGTCGGAGCCAGCAAGTAG
- the dhaL gene encoding dihydroxyacetone kinase subunit DhaL — translation MKKFINRPEDVVEEMLQGLAVLQPGAARLPGHKAMVRGDVGLIRNQQVAIVSGGGSGHEPAHAGYIGVGMLSAAVVGDVFTSPSSDSIFAAIKAVSGKSGVLLVVKNYTGDRLNFGLAAEMARSEGISVEMVVVDDDVALKGTGQATGARGLAGTVFIHKLVGAAAAEGKSLADVAATGKAAVESLATMGVSFSAGTSPAVGKPSFELGEREMELGLGIHGEPGVKRTELQPADTLTEKLLTEILKHGKFGDEKRVAVMVNNLGAVTEMELAIVACHAVPFLESNGLTVERIYAGTFLSSLDMAGVSISVLGVNDEWLRWLDAATTAPAWPNVLKQRPGKPESRIAGEVSANVSSSTGKGAQSEAGKKAKQAIEAACKALINGESELTEMDRVTGDGDLGASMERAAKAVQGSVGSYPLDDVPATLKALGHTLRRELGGSSGPLYGVLFLRCGSVLESSGATRLAPWTEALDQGCRAISELGGAKPGDRTMLDALDPFVKALKKSPDRKASRESVLAAVEAAERGVEATAQMKPRLGRSSYLGDRVLGYPDPGAKAITIWLRSACEALFPR, via the coding sequence ATGAAAAAGTTCATTAACCGTCCGGAAGACGTCGTGGAAGAAATGCTGCAAGGGCTGGCCGTGCTACAACCAGGTGCGGCCCGCTTGCCGGGACATAAGGCCATGGTCCGCGGGGATGTGGGGCTAATTCGTAACCAACAGGTTGCGATAGTCTCTGGCGGGGGGAGCGGCCATGAGCCGGCACATGCAGGCTACATCGGTGTGGGCATGCTGAGTGCCGCTGTGGTCGGAGACGTCTTCACCTCGCCAAGCAGCGACTCCATCTTTGCCGCCATCAAGGCGGTTTCGGGAAAGTCCGGCGTGCTGCTGGTGGTCAAGAACTATACCGGCGACCGGCTGAACTTCGGTCTGGCGGCCGAAATGGCGCGTTCTGAAGGCATTTCGGTCGAAATGGTCGTCGTGGATGATGACGTTGCCCTGAAAGGAACGGGGCAGGCCACGGGTGCGCGCGGTCTCGCCGGCACTGTTTTCATTCACAAGCTGGTGGGGGCTGCCGCGGCCGAAGGCAAGAGCCTGGCCGACGTAGCGGCAACGGGCAAAGCGGCGGTCGAGTCTCTGGCGACCATGGGCGTTTCGTTTTCGGCGGGAACTTCGCCCGCAGTTGGAAAGCCCAGCTTCGAACTCGGCGAGCGTGAGATGGAGCTTGGCCTCGGTATTCACGGAGAACCCGGAGTGAAGCGGACGGAGCTGCAGCCCGCGGATACGCTAACAGAGAAGTTGCTGACCGAAATTCTGAAGCACGGGAAGTTTGGCGACGAGAAGCGCGTGGCTGTGATGGTGAACAATCTGGGGGCAGTCACTGAGATGGAGCTGGCGATTGTGGCCTGCCACGCAGTGCCCTTTCTTGAGAGCAACGGGCTTACGGTGGAGCGAATATATGCCGGAACATTCCTCTCATCCCTTGATATGGCGGGGGTCTCGATCTCCGTTCTCGGTGTCAACGATGAGTGGCTGCGCTGGCTCGACGCAGCTACAACGGCTCCTGCATGGCCAAACGTGTTGAAACAACGGCCAGGCAAACCGGAATCGAGAATCGCAGGGGAGGTCAGCGCGAACGTGAGCTCGTCGACCGGCAAGGGCGCGCAATCGGAGGCAGGCAAAAAAGCAAAGCAGGCCATCGAGGCCGCATGCAAGGCGCTGATCAACGGCGAAAGTGAGCTTACTGAGATGGACCGCGTTACGGGCGACGGCGACCTAGGCGCCAGCATGGAGCGTGCGGCCAAAGCCGTGCAAGGCTCGGTGGGGTCGTACCCTTTGGACGATGTTCCCGCTACGCTCAAAGCGCTCGGTCATACCCTCCGGCGCGAGTTGGGCGGATCATCAGGACCGCTCTATGGGGTGCTTTTCCTGCGTTGCGGCAGCGTTCTGGAGAGCTCCGGCGCGACCAGATTGGCGCCATGGACCGAAGCGCTCGATCAGGGCTGCCGGGCCATCAGCGAACTGGGCGGCGCGAAGCCAGGCGATCGAACCATGCTGGATGCGCTCGATCCATTCGTGAAGGCACTAAAGAAGAGTCCGGATCGGAAGGCGTCGCGCGAATCAGTTTTGGCCGCGGTCGAAGCGGCGGAGCGCGGGGTCGAGGCGACGGCCCAAATGAAACCACGTCTAGGGCGGTCTAGTTATCTCGGGGACCGGGTGCTCGGCTATCCCGATCCAGGAGCGAAGGCGATCACCATCTGGCTGCGCTCCGCTTGCGAGGCACTCTTTCCACGCTAA
- a CDS encoding ABC transporter permease gives MDFVVRIKQQPLAAIGVGLLVVFAVCAVFAPWLAPHDPAQIALKARLMGPSAAHWFGTDELGRDILSRVVYGARISLVVAVSVVGLSLAVGLVAGCAAGFYGGWVDTVINVYVMNAFLALPGILLAIAFVAFMGPGLGNVIVALAISGWVGYARLVRGQVMAVKEREFVEAARALGASDMRVIVRHILPNIVQPLIVQAAIGMAAAVLAEATLSFLGLGVPPPAASWGAMLNDARSHLFDSPHLVFFPAMAVMLCVLSFNFIGDALRDYLDPRTRLRAGL, from the coding sequence ATGGATTTCGTTGTGCGGATAAAGCAGCAGCCTCTGGCGGCGATTGGTGTGGGATTGCTGGTGGTGTTTGCGGTTTGTGCGGTGTTTGCGCCGTGGCTAGCTCCGCACGATCCGGCGCAGATTGCTTTGAAGGCCAGGTTGATGGGACCGAGTGCGGCGCACTGGTTTGGAACCGATGAACTGGGGAGGGACATTCTCTCGCGTGTGGTGTACGGGGCCAGGATCTCGCTGGTGGTGGCAGTGAGTGTGGTAGGGCTGTCGCTGGCGGTCGGGCTGGTGGCGGGGTGTGCGGCTGGGTTCTATGGCGGGTGGGTCGATACGGTGATCAATGTGTACGTGATGAATGCGTTTCTGGCGCTGCCGGGAATTCTGCTGGCGATTGCATTTGTCGCGTTCATGGGGCCTGGGCTGGGGAATGTGATTGTGGCGCTCGCGATCTCGGGGTGGGTGGGATATGCGAGGCTGGTGCGCGGACAGGTGATGGCGGTGAAGGAGCGGGAGTTCGTCGAGGCGGCACGGGCGCTGGGGGCGTCGGATATGCGGGTTATCGTGCGGCATATTCTGCCGAACATTGTGCAACCGCTGATTGTGCAGGCGGCGATTGGGATGGCCGCGGCGGTTCTCGCGGAGGCTACTCTGAGCTTTCTGGGGCTGGGGGTTCCTCCGCCTGCCGCGAGTTGGGGGGCGATGCTGAATGATGCCAGGTCGCACCTGTTCGACTCGCCACACCTTGTGTTCTTTCCGGCGATGGCGGTGATGCTCTGCGTGCTGTCGTTCAACTTTATTGGTGATGCACTGCGGGATTATCTGGACCCAAGGACGCGGTTGCGAGCCGGGCTTTAG
- a CDS encoding M23 family metallopeptidase encodes MFHANDAAARQRQSVAVRDNKTDFQRRSGIQIVRRPDRPFIERRNGQQLINFDLFIKNVGTKTYNLVSIKLQVFDSGDHLELERELNENGRPPALDMIGERLLQPGNVLDVFQPFYAFDAAVDVSRMHFELLFMEQGHAAPPAAITTDELVSVDVRPRSYNPVAFSLPLHGLVLVHDGHDFYSHHRRYNLVARYAVDPGSAVSANLYAYDFMTTTSAGLLFKGDPNRKENWLSYGEPIFAPADGLVIEMVSDLPENTFTSTGDAQSPSLEEAKDPMGFGNHVKIQHADGRVSWLLHMQPNSIRVRVGDHVRAEQLIGKVGFSGDSLFPHLHYNVTDGPNYPSQGVPSYFKQFVRVLGERRTPMSKGQIDTGDIVEDGTN; translated from the coding sequence GTGTTCCACGCTAACGATGCGGCGGCAAGGCAACGACAGTCAGTAGCAGTGAGAGACAACAAAACCGATTTCCAACGGCGTTCAGGAATCCAGATCGTCAGAAGGCCTGATCGACCCTTTATCGAGCGGCGCAACGGCCAGCAACTCATCAACTTCGATTTGTTTATTAAGAATGTTGGGACAAAGACATACAACCTTGTCTCAATCAAACTCCAGGTATTCGACAGTGGCGACCATCTCGAACTCGAGCGTGAACTTAATGAGAATGGAAGGCCTCCTGCTCTCGATATGATTGGAGAACGCCTATTGCAGCCGGGCAATGTTTTGGACGTATTCCAGCCGTTTTACGCCTTCGATGCGGCAGTTGATGTCAGCCGAATGCACTTTGAATTGTTGTTTATGGAGCAAGGACATGCTGCTCCACCTGCAGCGATCACGACGGATGAACTGGTCTCCGTGGATGTGCGACCCAGGTCATACAATCCGGTTGCATTTTCGCTTCCACTCCACGGTTTGGTCCTGGTTCACGATGGTCACGATTTTTATTCCCACCATCGGCGCTACAACCTGGTGGCAAGATACGCGGTCGATCCCGGCTCGGCAGTATCCGCGAATCTCTACGCGTACGATTTCATGACGACCACGAGCGCAGGCCTACTGTTCAAGGGTGATCCAAATCGTAAGGAGAACTGGCTTTCCTACGGAGAACCGATATTTGCACCGGCGGACGGTTTGGTGATCGAGATGGTCTCCGATCTTCCGGAAAATACATTCACCAGCACTGGAGATGCTCAATCTCCTTCACTAGAAGAGGCGAAGGATCCAATGGGGTTCGGCAATCACGTGAAAATACAGCATGCTGACGGACGAGTCAGTTGGCTACTCCACATGCAGCCAAATTCGATTCGAGTCAGGGTTGGAGATCATGTGCGTGCCGAACAGCTCATCGGCAAGGTCGGCTTTTCTGGTGATTCACTCTTCCCTCACTTGCATTACAATGTAACCGACGGTCCCAACTATCCATCTCAGGGCGTGCCCTCCTACTTCAAACAGTTTGTCCGTGTCTTGGGTGAGCGCAGGACACCCATGTCCAAGGGCCAGATCGATACCGGCGATATAGTCGAGGATGGGACGAACTGA